Proteins encoded in a region of the Diabrotica virgifera virgifera chromosome 4, PGI_DIABVI_V3a genome:
- the LOC126883441 gene encoding uncharacterized protein LOC126883441, producing MSGGSATSSTDSEVLGEMKEKNKVRNTKKVTSQQNFETLFASSSSKFCSFQPIIPEETPEPVVESENIILETNFSDEAIISPEAIANAQFLNVIEQPLIGEESKNDIINKLNDIQQKFNQFKNDITECVKDMLVKAVAAIKSDFDAKLLSAMQNFKNNHQDDDNIQFEFHAVSTSQELSQLEENLKDPNYEKKVEVILFQFSFNPLNLMLILFSREIILKKLLVIFLILVMVWIPAI from the exons ATGTCGGGAGGTTCGGCAACGTCTTCAACTGATTCCGAGGTTTTAggagaaatgaaagaaaaaaataaagtaagAAACACAAAAAAGGTCACTAGTCAACAAAATTTTGAAACTTTGTTTGCATCATCATCGTCAAAATTTTGTTCGTTTCAACCAATCATACCGGAAGAAACTCCTGAGCCTGTTGTTGAAAGcgaaaatataattttggaaACCAATTTTTCGGATGAGGCAATTATTTCTCCTGAAGCAATTGCAAATGCGCAGTTTTTAAATGTCATCGAACAG CCTTTGATTGGAGAAGAAAGTAAAAACGACATTATTAACAAGTTGAATGACATTCAGCAAAAATTTAATCAGTTTAAAAATGATATAACAGAGTGCGTAAAAGATATGTTGGTGAAGGCAGTTGCGGCAATTAAATCAGATTTTGATGCCAAATTATTGTCAGCAATGCAGAATTTTAAAAACAATCATCAGGATGATGACAATATTCAATTTGAATTTCATGCCGTTTCAACCTCACAGGAGTTAAGTCAATTAGAGGAAAATCTCAAAGATCCAAATTATGAAAAGAAAGTGGAAGTTATATTATTTCAGTTTTCATTTAATCCTTTAAATTTAATGTTGATATTGTTTTCTagagaaattattttaaaaaaattattggtaATATTCCTGATACTAGTAATGGTTTGGATACCTGCTATATAG